Proteins encoded by one window of Xiphias gladius isolate SHS-SW01 ecotype Sanya breed wild chromosome 15, ASM1685928v1, whole genome shotgun sequence:
- the ptpn9b gene encoding tyrosine-protein phosphatase non-receptor type 9 isoform X1, translating to MAEALTTQEQLAVEEFLSKVRSREQPHSAGLVSQPTAVKFLMARKFDVSRAIDLFQAYKNTRIKEGIIKINPDEEPLRSELLSGKFTVLPGRDAKGAALALFTARLHRPDVTTHKAVLQAIIYQLDKAIESVQTQRDGLIFIYDMTNSSYGNFDYDLCVKILNLLKGAFPARLKCVFIVSSPLWFRAPFAVLRLFVREKLRERVCTVKAHELASHIPVSSLPEHLGGTSQYSHVAWIQSCVNVHTNTVQGDTQEHDTHDCVGSLLRSYSLECSNTSAGATLSQTHINTQLGSELAVANSNCYDDSNANPHNHCGVVEGRTRGVGQYQQGPHSAANRPQGNHQHWNGSAVSEANTAVSGSSLNANMNGRGRQAPPQSDTPPDTPLSQKGDGDVVDCKATDSAHRPQNESVKEEDEAEEEEGVPPLPQKSLPRPPHQPSSQSPPLSSSWGPDDEDRCMEVSVHMPEQGGMTVHELVEHVKRKKKKGIYQEYEEIRKEPPAGTFDYSKKLSNQIKNRYSDVLCLDQSRVQLCQLSDEEDETSDYINASFMDGYKRSNAYIATQGPLPKTFGDFWRMVWEQMVLIIVMTTRVVERGRVKCGQYWPLEEGRTEQHGNFLVRSTHIQVFQDFKLSHLELYNTQSGERREVCHYLYVSWPDFGVPKSASAMLDFREHVLQRREAAVQSLGARWTGPPGGPPVVVHCSAGIGRTGTFCTLDICLSRLEDIGTVDVRQTVRRMRTQRAFSIQTWDQYYFCYTAVIEYAQRHGKLSPVQWSDSDLETDSE from the exons AACACAAGAATCAAAGAGGGCATCATCAAAATCAACCCTGACGAGGAGCCCCTACGCTCTGAGCTGCTGAGTGGCAAATTTACAGTCCTG CCTGGCCGTGATGCAAAGGGTGCTGCTCTAGCGCTATTCACGGCTCGTCTCCATCGGCCAGACGTAACCACCCACAAAGCTGTACTTCAGGCTATCATCTATCAGCTGGACAAAGCCATAGAGAG TGTACAAACTCAAAGAGACGGCCTCATATTTATCTACGACATGACCAACTCCAGCTATGGCAATTTTGACTATGATCTCTGTGTCAAGATCCTCAATTTGCTCAAG GGGGCATTTCCAGCTCGtctaaaatgtgtctttattgTGTCATCACCTCTTTGGTTTCGAGCACCTTTCGCGGTCCTCCGCCTGTTTGTGCGTGAGAAGCTTAGAGAAAgg GTGTGCACGGTGAAAGCTCATGAGTTGGCCAGTCACATCCCAGTCTCCTCCCTTCCTGAGCACCTGGGTGGGACATCCCAGTATAGCCATGTGGCTTGGATCCAGTCCTGTGTTAAcgttcacacaaacactgttcagGGTGACACACAAGAACATGACACACATGACTGTGTGGGAAGCCTACTACGCTCTTACAGCTTGGAGTGCAGCAACACAAGTGCAGGCGCTACACTGTCCCAAACCCATATAAATACGCAGTTAGGTTCTGAGCTAGCCGTGGCTAACTCTAACTGCTACGATGATAGCAATGCTAACCCACACAACCACTGCGGTGTAGTGGAGGGCAGGACTCGAGGTGTAGGCCAATACCAACAGGGTCCACATTCTGCTGCAAACAGGCCACAGGGGAACCACCAACATTGGAATGGCTCAGCAGTGAGCGAAGCCAACACTGCCGTTAGTGGCTCCAGCCTCAATGCTAACATGAATGGTCGTGGTCGCCAAGCTCCTCCCCAGTCAGACACGCCTCCCGACACACCGCTTTCCCAGAAAGGTGATGGGGATGTGGTGGACTGCAAGGCAACAGACTCTGCCCACAGACCTCAGAATGAGAGTGTCAAAGAGGAGGACGaggctgaggaagaggaaggggtaCCTCCGTTGCCCCAGAAATCTCTGCCTCGTCCACCCCACCAGCCATCCTCTCAATCCCCGCCCCTGTCCTCCTCATGGGGTCCTGATGATGAGGACCGCTGTATGGAGGTTTCTGTTCATATGCCAGAGCAGGGAGGCATGACAGTGCATGAGCTGGTGGAGCAtgtgaaaaggaagaagaaaaaagggatcTATCAGGAGTACGAGGAGATACGCAAGGAGCCCCCAGCAGGCACCTTTGACTACTCCAA GAAATTATCCAATCAGATAAAGAACAGGTACAGTGATGTTCTCTGCCTGGACCAGTCCCGAGTGCAACTCTGCCAGCTCtctgatgaagaggatgag acATCAGATTACATTAATGCCAGTTTCATGGATGGGTACAAGAGGAGTAACGCCTACATCGCAACTCAGG GTCCTTTGCCAAAAACTTTTGGCGACTTCTGGCGCATGGTGTGGGAACAGATGGTACTTATCATTGTCATGACCACCAG GGTGGTGGAGCGTGGACGTGTCAAGTGTGGTCAATACTGGCCTCTTGAGGAGGGCAGGACCGAGCAGCACGGAAACTTCTTGGTCAGGAGCACACACATCCAGGTGTTCCAGGACTTCAAACTCTCCCATCTTGAACTCTACAATACACAG TCTGGAGAGAGACGGGAGGTCTGCCACTACCTCTATGTCAGCTGGCCAGACTTCGGCGTACCCAAGAGTGCTTCTGCTATGCTGGACTTCCGTGAGCATGTACTTCAAAGGAGGGAGGCGGCAGTTCAGAGCCTGGGAGCCAGGTGGACAGGGCCTCCAGGAGGCCCCCCAGTGGTTGTGCACTGCAGTGCTGGCATTGGCCGCACAG GCACATTCTGTACACTGGACATCTGCCTGTCCCGGCTGGAGGACATCGGCACAGTAGACGTCCGTCAGACGGTGCGGCGGATGCGTACACAGAGGGCTTTCAGCATCCAGACATGGGACCAGTACTACTTCTGCTACACGGCAGTCATCGAGTATGCCCAGCGCCATGGGAAACTGAGCCCAGTGCAGTGGTCTGACTCAGACCTAGAGACCGACAGCGAGTGA
- the ptpn9b gene encoding tyrosine-protein phosphatase non-receptor type 9 isoform X3, translating into MARKFDVSRAIDLFQAYKNTRIKEGIIKINPDEEPLRSELLSGKFTVLPGRDAKGAALALFTARLHRPDVTTHKAVLQAIIYQLDKAIESVQTQRDGLIFIYDMTNSSYGNFDYDLCVKILNLLKGAFPARLKCVFIVSSPLWFRAPFAVLRLFVREKLRERVCTVKAHELASHIPVSSLPEHLGGTSQYSHVAWIQSCVNVHTNTVQGDTQEHDTHDCVGSLLRSYSLECSNTSAGATLSQTHINTQLGSELAVANSNCYDDSNANPHNHCGVVEGRTRGVGQYQQGPHSAANRPQGNHQHWNGSAVSEANTAVSGSSLNANMNGRGRQAPPQSDTPPDTPLSQKGDGDVVDCKATDSAHRPQNESVKEEDEAEEEEGVPPLPQKSLPRPPHQPSSQSPPLSSSWGPDDEDRCMEVSVHMPEQGGMTVHELVEHVKRKKKKGIYQEYEEIRKEPPAGTFDYSKKLSNQIKNRYSDVLCLDQSRVQLCQLSDEEDETSDYINASFMDGYKRSNAYIATQGPLPKTFGDFWRMVWEQMVLIIVMTTRVVERGRVKCGQYWPLEEGRTEQHGNFLVRSTHIQVFQDFKLSHLELYNTQSGERREVCHYLYVSWPDFGVPKSASAMLDFREHVLQRREAAVQSLGARWTGPPGGPPVVVHCSAGIGRTGTFCTLDICLSRLEDIGTVDVRQTVRRMRTQRAFSIQTWDQYYFCYTAVIEYAQRHGKLSPVQWSDSDLETDSE; encoded by the exons AACACAAGAATCAAAGAGGGCATCATCAAAATCAACCCTGACGAGGAGCCCCTACGCTCTGAGCTGCTGAGTGGCAAATTTACAGTCCTG CCTGGCCGTGATGCAAAGGGTGCTGCTCTAGCGCTATTCACGGCTCGTCTCCATCGGCCAGACGTAACCACCCACAAAGCTGTACTTCAGGCTATCATCTATCAGCTGGACAAAGCCATAGAGAG TGTACAAACTCAAAGAGACGGCCTCATATTTATCTACGACATGACCAACTCCAGCTATGGCAATTTTGACTATGATCTCTGTGTCAAGATCCTCAATTTGCTCAAG GGGGCATTTCCAGCTCGtctaaaatgtgtctttattgTGTCATCACCTCTTTGGTTTCGAGCACCTTTCGCGGTCCTCCGCCTGTTTGTGCGTGAGAAGCTTAGAGAAAgg GTGTGCACGGTGAAAGCTCATGAGTTGGCCAGTCACATCCCAGTCTCCTCCCTTCCTGAGCACCTGGGTGGGACATCCCAGTATAGCCATGTGGCTTGGATCCAGTCCTGTGTTAAcgttcacacaaacactgttcagGGTGACACACAAGAACATGACACACATGACTGTGTGGGAAGCCTACTACGCTCTTACAGCTTGGAGTGCAGCAACACAAGTGCAGGCGCTACACTGTCCCAAACCCATATAAATACGCAGTTAGGTTCTGAGCTAGCCGTGGCTAACTCTAACTGCTACGATGATAGCAATGCTAACCCACACAACCACTGCGGTGTAGTGGAGGGCAGGACTCGAGGTGTAGGCCAATACCAACAGGGTCCACATTCTGCTGCAAACAGGCCACAGGGGAACCACCAACATTGGAATGGCTCAGCAGTGAGCGAAGCCAACACTGCCGTTAGTGGCTCCAGCCTCAATGCTAACATGAATGGTCGTGGTCGCCAAGCTCCTCCCCAGTCAGACACGCCTCCCGACACACCGCTTTCCCAGAAAGGTGATGGGGATGTGGTGGACTGCAAGGCAACAGACTCTGCCCACAGACCTCAGAATGAGAGTGTCAAAGAGGAGGACGaggctgaggaagaggaaggggtaCCTCCGTTGCCCCAGAAATCTCTGCCTCGTCCACCCCACCAGCCATCCTCTCAATCCCCGCCCCTGTCCTCCTCATGGGGTCCTGATGATGAGGACCGCTGTATGGAGGTTTCTGTTCATATGCCAGAGCAGGGAGGCATGACAGTGCATGAGCTGGTGGAGCAtgtgaaaaggaagaagaaaaaagggatcTATCAGGAGTACGAGGAGATACGCAAGGAGCCCCCAGCAGGCACCTTTGACTACTCCAA GAAATTATCCAATCAGATAAAGAACAGGTACAGTGATGTTCTCTGCCTGGACCAGTCCCGAGTGCAACTCTGCCAGCTCtctgatgaagaggatgag acATCAGATTACATTAATGCCAGTTTCATGGATGGGTACAAGAGGAGTAACGCCTACATCGCAACTCAGG GTCCTTTGCCAAAAACTTTTGGCGACTTCTGGCGCATGGTGTGGGAACAGATGGTACTTATCATTGTCATGACCACCAG GGTGGTGGAGCGTGGACGTGTCAAGTGTGGTCAATACTGGCCTCTTGAGGAGGGCAGGACCGAGCAGCACGGAAACTTCTTGGTCAGGAGCACACACATCCAGGTGTTCCAGGACTTCAAACTCTCCCATCTTGAACTCTACAATACACAG TCTGGAGAGAGACGGGAGGTCTGCCACTACCTCTATGTCAGCTGGCCAGACTTCGGCGTACCCAAGAGTGCTTCTGCTATGCTGGACTTCCGTGAGCATGTACTTCAAAGGAGGGAGGCGGCAGTTCAGAGCCTGGGAGCCAGGTGGACAGGGCCTCCAGGAGGCCCCCCAGTGGTTGTGCACTGCAGTGCTGGCATTGGCCGCACAG GCACATTCTGTACACTGGACATCTGCCTGTCCCGGCTGGAGGACATCGGCACAGTAGACGTCCGTCAGACGGTGCGGCGGATGCGTACACAGAGGGCTTTCAGCATCCAGACATGGGACCAGTACTACTTCTGCTACACGGCAGTCATCGAGTATGCCCAGCGCCATGGGAAACTGAGCCCAGTGCAGTGGTCTGACTCAGACCTAGAGACCGACAGCGAGTGA
- the ptpn9b gene encoding tyrosine-protein phosphatase non-receptor type 9 isoform X2, with the protein MAEALTTQEQLAVEEFLSKVRSREQPHSAGLVSQPTAVKFLMARKFDVSRAIDLFQAYKNTRIKEGIIKINPDEEPLRSELLSGKFTVLPGRDAKGAALALFTARLHRPDVTTHKAVLQAIIYQLDKAIESVQTQRDGLIFIYDMTNSSYGNFDYDLCVKILNLLKVCTVKAHELASHIPVSSLPEHLGGTSQYSHVAWIQSCVNVHTNTVQGDTQEHDTHDCVGSLLRSYSLECSNTSAGATLSQTHINTQLGSELAVANSNCYDDSNANPHNHCGVVEGRTRGVGQYQQGPHSAANRPQGNHQHWNGSAVSEANTAVSGSSLNANMNGRGRQAPPQSDTPPDTPLSQKGDGDVVDCKATDSAHRPQNESVKEEDEAEEEEGVPPLPQKSLPRPPHQPSSQSPPLSSSWGPDDEDRCMEVSVHMPEQGGMTVHELVEHVKRKKKKGIYQEYEEIRKEPPAGTFDYSKKLSNQIKNRYSDVLCLDQSRVQLCQLSDEEDETSDYINASFMDGYKRSNAYIATQGPLPKTFGDFWRMVWEQMVLIIVMTTRVVERGRVKCGQYWPLEEGRTEQHGNFLVRSTHIQVFQDFKLSHLELYNTQSGERREVCHYLYVSWPDFGVPKSASAMLDFREHVLQRREAAVQSLGARWTGPPGGPPVVVHCSAGIGRTGTFCTLDICLSRLEDIGTVDVRQTVRRMRTQRAFSIQTWDQYYFCYTAVIEYAQRHGKLSPVQWSDSDLETDSE; encoded by the exons AACACAAGAATCAAAGAGGGCATCATCAAAATCAACCCTGACGAGGAGCCCCTACGCTCTGAGCTGCTGAGTGGCAAATTTACAGTCCTG CCTGGCCGTGATGCAAAGGGTGCTGCTCTAGCGCTATTCACGGCTCGTCTCCATCGGCCAGACGTAACCACCCACAAAGCTGTACTTCAGGCTATCATCTATCAGCTGGACAAAGCCATAGAGAG TGTACAAACTCAAAGAGACGGCCTCATATTTATCTACGACATGACCAACTCCAGCTATGGCAATTTTGACTATGATCTCTGTGTCAAGATCCTCAATTTGCTCAAG GTGTGCACGGTGAAAGCTCATGAGTTGGCCAGTCACATCCCAGTCTCCTCCCTTCCTGAGCACCTGGGTGGGACATCCCAGTATAGCCATGTGGCTTGGATCCAGTCCTGTGTTAAcgttcacacaaacactgttcagGGTGACACACAAGAACATGACACACATGACTGTGTGGGAAGCCTACTACGCTCTTACAGCTTGGAGTGCAGCAACACAAGTGCAGGCGCTACACTGTCCCAAACCCATATAAATACGCAGTTAGGTTCTGAGCTAGCCGTGGCTAACTCTAACTGCTACGATGATAGCAATGCTAACCCACACAACCACTGCGGTGTAGTGGAGGGCAGGACTCGAGGTGTAGGCCAATACCAACAGGGTCCACATTCTGCTGCAAACAGGCCACAGGGGAACCACCAACATTGGAATGGCTCAGCAGTGAGCGAAGCCAACACTGCCGTTAGTGGCTCCAGCCTCAATGCTAACATGAATGGTCGTGGTCGCCAAGCTCCTCCCCAGTCAGACACGCCTCCCGACACACCGCTTTCCCAGAAAGGTGATGGGGATGTGGTGGACTGCAAGGCAACAGACTCTGCCCACAGACCTCAGAATGAGAGTGTCAAAGAGGAGGACGaggctgaggaagaggaaggggtaCCTCCGTTGCCCCAGAAATCTCTGCCTCGTCCACCCCACCAGCCATCCTCTCAATCCCCGCCCCTGTCCTCCTCATGGGGTCCTGATGATGAGGACCGCTGTATGGAGGTTTCTGTTCATATGCCAGAGCAGGGAGGCATGACAGTGCATGAGCTGGTGGAGCAtgtgaaaaggaagaagaaaaaagggatcTATCAGGAGTACGAGGAGATACGCAAGGAGCCCCCAGCAGGCACCTTTGACTACTCCAA GAAATTATCCAATCAGATAAAGAACAGGTACAGTGATGTTCTCTGCCTGGACCAGTCCCGAGTGCAACTCTGCCAGCTCtctgatgaagaggatgag acATCAGATTACATTAATGCCAGTTTCATGGATGGGTACAAGAGGAGTAACGCCTACATCGCAACTCAGG GTCCTTTGCCAAAAACTTTTGGCGACTTCTGGCGCATGGTGTGGGAACAGATGGTACTTATCATTGTCATGACCACCAG GGTGGTGGAGCGTGGACGTGTCAAGTGTGGTCAATACTGGCCTCTTGAGGAGGGCAGGACCGAGCAGCACGGAAACTTCTTGGTCAGGAGCACACACATCCAGGTGTTCCAGGACTTCAAACTCTCCCATCTTGAACTCTACAATACACAG TCTGGAGAGAGACGGGAGGTCTGCCACTACCTCTATGTCAGCTGGCCAGACTTCGGCGTACCCAAGAGTGCTTCTGCTATGCTGGACTTCCGTGAGCATGTACTTCAAAGGAGGGAGGCGGCAGTTCAGAGCCTGGGAGCCAGGTGGACAGGGCCTCCAGGAGGCCCCCCAGTGGTTGTGCACTGCAGTGCTGGCATTGGCCGCACAG GCACATTCTGTACACTGGACATCTGCCTGTCCCGGCTGGAGGACATCGGCACAGTAGACGTCCGTCAGACGGTGCGGCGGATGCGTACACAGAGGGCTTTCAGCATCCAGACATGGGACCAGTACTACTTCTGCTACACGGCAGTCATCGAGTATGCCCAGCGCCATGGGAAACTGAGCCCAGTGCAGTGGTCTGACTCAGACCTAGAGACCGACAGCGAGTGA